The Topomyia yanbarensis strain Yona2022 unplaced genomic scaffold, ASM3024719v1 HiC_scaffold_34, whole genome shotgun sequence genome includes a window with the following:
- the LOC131695300 gene encoding sodium/potassium/calcium exchanger 4-like isoform X1 yields MNLFETSASVLLSVFVCSVNAVYVPAQNVIFKNHLMQNGSTDIEFSRPDNRDNIQFIPGTNESLTPMVCVLTTSMDDLPPDIFTKTERLNGAIAIHFFAAIYFFTILAYICSEYFLPSVECICEDLHLSEDVAAATFMATATSMPEFFTNTISTLVVDSDMGLGTIMGSMLFNTLGVAALVGLLTKSHVQLEWWPLTRDSVIVLITTSALVGCLWDDRVYWYESAVFVIMYVLYFLVMFQNDRMKRIAVDLIETRWNLCTRMQPAVSDEFIEHKSCRKYSIAVLGEAINTTLDVPAGEKEISRNSDSITESIQSTSNRMQLFRISTTSWFSVFWWFYTWPFRILIRGTVPNPRSFRKLYPLTFFMCIVWIGGTSYVVFWMMTIIGNTFDVPETVMGLTFLAFGGCMPEAVSAITVIRKGNGAMGVSNSLGANSLAILFSLGLPWFIRNMAEGGATTGAYVEINSYGMQYSVLAMFVAVAILYVVLYLAKYTLRKLVGLTLAVGYFIIVAFMILVELDVLFPSGNIC; encoded by the exons ATGAATCTATTTGAAACTAGTGCTTCCGTTTTGCTCAGCGTGTTCGTGTGTAGTGTTAATGCTGTTTATG TTCCAGCACAGAAcgtcatttttaaaaatcatctgATGCAAAATGGATCAACCGACATTGAATTTTCCCGCCCGGATAATCGAGACAACATCCAGTTCATTCCAGGGACAAATGAATCTCTGACGCCGATGGTGTGCGTCCTGACCACATCCATGGATGATCTACCGCCGGATATTTTCACAA AAACTGAACGACTAAATGGTGCCATTGCAATCCATTTCTTCGcggcaatatatttttttacaattttagcATACATATGTAGTGAGTACTTCCTTCCTTCGGTGGAGTGTATTTGTGAAGATCTACATCTTTCGGAG GATGTGGCAGCCGCAACTTTTATGGCTACAGCAACGTCAATGCCGGAGTTTTTCACCAATACCATTAGCACGTTGGTAGTAGACTCGGACATGGGTCTCGGAACGATAATGGGATCAATGTTATTCAATACCCTGGGAGTGGCGGCTTTGGTTGGATTGCTTACCAAAAGC CACGTTCAACTGGAATGGTGGCCACTGACCAGGGACTCAGTGATTGTGTTGATCACGACAAGTGCTCTCGTAGGCTGTCTTTGGGACGATCGTGTCTATTGGTATGAATCAGCAGTATTTGTCATAATGTACGTTCTGTACTTTCTGGTGATGTTCCAAAATGATCGAATGAAACGGATTGCAGTTGATCTGATTGAAACACGCTGGAATCTTTGCACTAGAATGCAACCTGCTGTGAGTGATGAGTTCATAGAACATAAATCTTGCCGAAAGTATTCAATAGCAGTCCTAGGTGAAGCAATCAATACTACTCTGGATGTTCCAGCTGGCGAGAAGGAAATCTcacgcaattcagactcgataACTGAGTCAATTCAAAGCACCAGCAACCGGATGCAGCTATTTCGAATCTCAACGACATCGTGGTTCAGCGTATTTTGGTGGTTCTACACTTGGCCGTTCCGGATACTTATACGAGGAACCGTTCCAAATCCTCGCTCCTTTCGGAAGCTTTACCCGTTGACATTTTTCATGTGTATAGTGTGGATCGGTGGCACATCTTATGTGGTGTTCTGGATGATGACCATCATTGGAAATACTTTTGATGTTCCGGAAACGGTAATGGGACTAACATTTCTTGCATTTGGTGGATGTATGCCGGAAGCAGTGTCCGCGATAACTGTGATTAGAAAAG GAAATGGAGCAATGGGTGTGTCGAACTCACTGGGCGCAAACTCGCTTGCGATCCTATTTTCTCTGGGACTACCGTGGTTCATTAGGAATATGGCAGAAGGTGGAGCGACCACTGGCGCCTATGTCGAGATAAATTCGTATGGAATGCAGTATTCAGTGCTTGCTATGTTTGTTGCCGTTGCGATACTCTACGTAGTTCTGTACCTAGCGAAGTATACTCTGAGGAAGTTGGTCGGTTTGACCCTAGCGGTAGGCTATTTTATTATTGTAGCTTTTATGATATTGGTGGAGTTGGATGTGCTGTTTCCGTCGGGAAATATATGTTAA
- the LOC131695300 gene encoding sodium/potassium/calcium exchanger 4-like isoform X2 — MQNGSTDIEFSRPDNRDNIQFIPGTNESLTPMVCVLTTSMDDLPPDIFTKTERLNGAIAIHFFAAIYFFTILAYICSEYFLPSVECICEDLHLSEDVAAATFMATATSMPEFFTNTISTLVVDSDMGLGTIMGSMLFNTLGVAALVGLLTKSHVQLEWWPLTRDSVIVLITTSALVGCLWDDRVYWYESAVFVIMYVLYFLVMFQNDRMKRIAVDLIETRWNLCTRMQPAVSDEFIEHKSCRKYSIAVLGEAINTTLDVPAGEKEISRNSDSITESIQSTSNRMQLFRISTTSWFSVFWWFYTWPFRILIRGTVPNPRSFRKLYPLTFFMCIVWIGGTSYVVFWMMTIIGNTFDVPETVMGLTFLAFGGCMPEAVSAITVIRKGNGAMGVSNSLGANSLAILFSLGLPWFIRNMAEGGATTGAYVEINSYGMQYSVLAMFVAVAILYVVLYLAKYTLRKLVGLTLAVGYFIIVAFMILVELDVLFPSGNIC; from the exons ATGCAAAATGGATCAACCGACATTGAATTTTCCCGCCCGGATAATCGAGACAACATCCAGTTCATTCCAGGGACAAATGAATCTCTGACGCCGATGGTGTGCGTCCTGACCACATCCATGGATGATCTACCGCCGGATATTTTCACAA AAACTGAACGACTAAATGGTGCCATTGCAATCCATTTCTTCGcggcaatatatttttttacaattttagcATACATATGTAGTGAGTACTTCCTTCCTTCGGTGGAGTGTATTTGTGAAGATCTACATCTTTCGGAG GATGTGGCAGCCGCAACTTTTATGGCTACAGCAACGTCAATGCCGGAGTTTTTCACCAATACCATTAGCACGTTGGTAGTAGACTCGGACATGGGTCTCGGAACGATAATGGGATCAATGTTATTCAATACCCTGGGAGTGGCGGCTTTGGTTGGATTGCTTACCAAAAGC CACGTTCAACTGGAATGGTGGCCACTGACCAGGGACTCAGTGATTGTGTTGATCACGACAAGTGCTCTCGTAGGCTGTCTTTGGGACGATCGTGTCTATTGGTATGAATCAGCAGTATTTGTCATAATGTACGTTCTGTACTTTCTGGTGATGTTCCAAAATGATCGAATGAAACGGATTGCAGTTGATCTGATTGAAACACGCTGGAATCTTTGCACTAGAATGCAACCTGCTGTGAGTGATGAGTTCATAGAACATAAATCTTGCCGAAAGTATTCAATAGCAGTCCTAGGTGAAGCAATCAATACTACTCTGGATGTTCCAGCTGGCGAGAAGGAAATCTcacgcaattcagactcgataACTGAGTCAATTCAAAGCACCAGCAACCGGATGCAGCTATTTCGAATCTCAACGACATCGTGGTTCAGCGTATTTTGGTGGTTCTACACTTGGCCGTTCCGGATACTTATACGAGGAACCGTTCCAAATCCTCGCTCCTTTCGGAAGCTTTACCCGTTGACATTTTTCATGTGTATAGTGTGGATCGGTGGCACATCTTATGTGGTGTTCTGGATGATGACCATCATTGGAAATACTTTTGATGTTCCGGAAACGGTAATGGGACTAACATTTCTTGCATTTGGTGGATGTATGCCGGAAGCAGTGTCCGCGATAACTGTGATTAGAAAAG GAAATGGAGCAATGGGTGTGTCGAACTCACTGGGCGCAAACTCGCTTGCGATCCTATTTTCTCTGGGACTACCGTGGTTCATTAGGAATATGGCAGAAGGTGGAGCGACCACTGGCGCCTATGTCGAGATAAATTCGTATGGAATGCAGTATTCAGTGCTTGCTATGTTTGTTGCCGTTGCGATACTCTACGTAGTTCTGTACCTAGCGAAGTATACTCTGAGGAAGTTGGTCGGTTTGACCCTAGCGGTAGGCTATTTTATTATTGTAGCTTTTATGATATTGGTGGAGTTGGATGTGCTGTTTCCGTCGGGAAATATATGTTAA